One Streptomonospora salina genomic window, ACTGCGAAGCGTGGGAGGCCGCTGACGCCTTCGAGCGCCTGCTCGACCTCGGCCCGCACCACCTCGCTGCCCGTCTGGACCAACTCGGACCGGACTTGCTGACCGGCGAGGAGGACATGCCGTGAAGGCCCGGGACGCGAAGCCGTCGGCCGAGGCGAACTCCCCGTCGCCGGTCCAAGGATGGACCACGGTGAGCCACAGGGCTGTAGCGGCCAAGGCGGCACATGCGCTGTTGCTCGCAGCTTTGGCGTGCGGGCCTGCAGCCCTGCTGACGATGCTGTTCACCCCGGACCACGCGGACCAACCGTCGAAGACGGCGCCTCACACGGTCGGTGCAGCGGCTCTGGGACCCGCTGGATGGGCGGAGCGGGCGGTTGCGGCCTATATCGACGGTGACGTCGAAGCCGTGCGCGCAGCGTTTCCCACGGTGGCCGACGCGGAACTCCCCGCGCCGGCGGACGAAGCCGTCCCAATGCGGGTCAGCACCGTGGCGACAGACCCAAGCGCCGGAGATTACTGGGCCGTGACCGTGGCGGTCAGCGGACCGAGGGAAGGGCCGCAGACTCCGGCGACCCGCTACTACTCCCTGGGAGTCGCCGCCAGCGGAGCCGGATGGGTGGCGACGGATTTCCCCAGTGAAGTGGCCGCTCCCGCAACTGGGCGGCCTCCGGAGCTGCCCTACGCCAGCCGCCCTCTGGCCGACGGCCATCCGGTGGCGCAGACCGTCCAGCAGTGGGCCGGCGCCTACTTGGCCGCTGACGGGGAACTGGCCCGCTATCTCGCGCCGGGCTTCGATCAGACACCTGTTTCCCCCACGCCGTACAGCGCCGTGGACGAGGTGAAGGTCTTTCCCCTCGATGACGCAGGCGGACCCGACGGCGTGGGAAACGGAGGTGCGGCTGAAGTCCTCGCCCGTGTCCAGGCGGCCGGCAAGGACGACGGGCGCACGCACTCCGTCGTCTATGCCCTCGAGATCACCGAACGCGGCGACCGATGGGAGGTGAGCGCTCTGCACCCGGCTCCCCGGGTGGACCCCGGTTCCGACTCGACCACCGATTCGTGAAACCCGATGTGAGCGAAGGAGGACCCATGCTCGGAGCGAGCGTGCTGGGCTGGTACGACCAGAAGCTGAGCCAGGTCACCGACCTGGTCACGCCCACACTGTGGCTGGTCGGCGCCTTTGTGGTGCTGATGGCCTACATCGCTTACCGGTCCTGGAAGAAGGCCGCGATCGCCGCGCTGGGGATGGCGATCGTGATCGCCATCGTCGACAACGTCACGTCGCTGTCGTCGATGGTCGAAGGCGAGATCGCCGCTTCCACCGGGGCGGTTTCCTCTGAAAGCGCGGACGGTCGGCCCGCGTGAGCGAACAGCACCCGTCCGACCGCCCTGCGGGGGCGGTCGGACGGTCCTACACCCGGGCTCGCCGCCATCCGTGGGTGATCGGCAAGATCCAAGGCTGGTCGATCCCGCTCGGACCGTTCACAGCAACCCAGCTCGGTGTCCTGGTCGTGGGGCTTTACACCCTGGCCCACACCTTTCCGCTGTGGAGCAGGCTGGGCCCGCTTTCCGTAGTCGTGGTGGCGGCGCCGTTCGCCGCCACCTGGGCAGTGCGCCACGCCACCGTCGAAGGACGTGCCCCGCTGCGTGCCCTGGGCGGGTATATAGCCGCGCTCAGCGCTCCCCGACGCGGCTGGATGCACGGTCGACCGGTCTCCGAGCCGCGCCCCGAGCGGTTGCGAGGGGCGATCACCATCGCTCCGCCGTCGGCCAGGCCCAACCCGCGTCGACACCCCCGCGCGGTCGCCCATGCTCCGCGCTCCCACGCACTCCACAACCTGCTTTCCGATCTCGAACTCCCCTCTCCCGGATCCGAACCGAAGGAGTGACGTGCAGGTCCCGATCCGCCACCTCACCGGCCACCTGGCCTGGACCGTCCACGGACACGTCTGGGCTATCTGGCGGGTGCACCCGGTCTCGTACCTCCACTCCAGCCCTCAGGCCAAGAGCGAACTGCACTCCGCGACGACCACGCTGCTCAAGCAGCTCAGCGGCGAGCCGATGCTGCTGAGCCTGTGTGCGAGCAGCGGCGCCGCCGACATCGTCGAGGCGATGATCGACGGCGTCGACCTCGATACACACCCGGAATGGGCGGAAGTAGCCGAGGCCTGCCTGGACTGGCTGTGCGAACTGGACCTGACCGAGCGCACCCACTGGCTGCTGATGCCCCTGCCCGCTGAGAAACCGACTTTGGAACTCAAAGCCATCGCCGCCGCGGCGGCCGCGTCGCTGAGCAGGCTGCTCGGCTTCACTCCTCCAGTCCCCCATGAGCACGAAGTGCAGGGCTACCAGGCCAAGGCCGACCGCGTGGAGTCCCAGATGACGGGAGGTCCGGCCGTGCGGCCTGCCACGCCCGCGGAAGTGCTGTGGATGCTCGGCCACAGCGTCCATCGAGGTGTCGCCGGCCCGTTGCTGGCCGATGCGGAACAGGCGGATCCCGCGGTGGGCGCCTCCCGGGTGCGCGGCGGCCGGCTGCGCGGTCCAGCGCTGACCGGGCTCGGCCAGGTCCGGATCGTCGAGGGCGGCCTGCCCGACGGCAACAACGAGCAGTCGGGACGGAGTTCGCCGCTGCGTCGGCGGTGGTTGCAGGTGGAGTCCCCTGACGGGGTTTCCTACCAGGCGTTCCTCGCTCTGGCGGAGATGCCGTCCGTCTTCGCGTTCCCCGGGTCGGAGTGGTTGGCCGCCGTGGACGCGCTGCCGGTTCCGGTGGACTGGTGCAGTCGGCTGAGGATCGTCTCCAACACCGCGGCCGAGGCCGCCAGCCGCCGCAAGGCACGCGAGCTCAGCGCGCAGGTCGACGAGTACGACGGTGAGACGGCCGGCGTCCCCCAGGCACTGGTCGATGCCGCAGCCGATCTCGACGACGAACGCGGGCGTCTGCAGGCCAGTCGCACAGAGGTAGAGGTGCAGTCCAGCACTGTGCTCTGCGTGTGGGGCGAGGATCCGCAGGAAGTCGAGCAGCGTGCTGAGGTCGTGCGTACCTCCATCGCAGCCGCCGAATACCAGGTGGTCCGCCCAACTGGAGGACAGCGCCAGCTGTTCGAGGCGATGCTGCCCGGATCGCCGCTCCCCCACCTGCTGAAGGAGTTCACGCAATATCAACTGGCCGCCGACTACGCGATGGCGATGCCCTGGGCCTCCACCGCGCTGGGGGATGCGAACGGGGCTCTGCTGGGGATGAACCTGGACGGCGGCACCGCCCGACCGGTGCTGCTCGATCTGGCCGGCGCTCCCCGCCAGGACGCGAGCGCCTCTATCGGAGCCGTGGGCGAACTCGGTGCAGGAAAGAGCGTCCTGCTGAAGGCGATCATCATCTCCCTGATCGACCGCGGCGGGCGCGTCATCGCCGTCGACCGCACGGCCATGGGCGAGTGGGGCCGCTTCGCCGCGGCCGCCGCGCCCGATCGGCACCAGCTCATCCGCGCCGACGGTGGAGGCGACGACCTGTGCCTGGATCCGCTCCGGGTCTTCGCGCCCGAAATCGGGGCACGCTATGCCAAGTCGTATCTGACGCTGCAGCTCGGTGTACCGGCCATGTCCCCCGAAGGCCTGGCCATCGCCCAAGCCGTCGATCGCACCGCCGCCGCGGATCGGCCCCACATGAGCCGGGTGATCGACGAACTCAAGCTGATCGCCGCCGAATACGCCGGAGACCGGGCCGATCAGATCAGCGAGACCGCCGACCTGCTCCGGGCGGTCGAGGCCGACGAGCTCGGCCGCATGGTCTTCGGCGACGGCCCGCCGCTGAACCTGGGCAGCGACTTCGCCGTATTCCAGACGGCCGGGCTGTCGCTGCCCAAAGCGGAGATCTTCGATTCGGCTTATCACATGGCCCGCCAGCCGCTGGAGACCCTCATCGGGCGTGCTGTGCTCTACCTTGTGGCCGCCGTCGCTCGTGAAGTCGCATTCTCCGATCCCGGTCAGTTCACCGCGGTCGCCCTGGACGAATGCCACTGGCTCACGAGCTCTACCGAGGGGCAGGACCTGGCCCTCGAACTGGTGCGCGACGGTCGCAAGCACGGTGCCGGCGCCCTGTTGGGCTCCCACGACCCCGCCGACTTCGGCAGCGACGTCATCCGCGGCCTCCTGGCCAATCGCTTCCTGCTGCGCCATCGCGACGCATCGCTCGCTGCGCACGGGCTGGAGTTC contains:
- a CDS encoding conjugal transfer protein, whose protein sequence is MATDPSAGDYWAVTVAVSGPREGPQTPATRYYSLGVAASGAGWVATDFPSEVAAPATGRPPELPYASRPLADGHPVAQTVQQWAGAYLAADGELARYLAPGFDQTPVSPTPYSAVDEVKVFPLDDAGGPDGVGNGGAAEVLARVQAAGKDDGRTHSVVYALEITERGDRWEVSALHPAPRVDPGSDSTTDS
- a CDS encoding ATP-binding protein — translated: MQVPIRHLTGHLAWTVHGHVWAIWRVHPVSYLHSSPQAKSELHSATTTLLKQLSGEPMLLSLCASSGAADIVEAMIDGVDLDTHPEWAEVAEACLDWLCELDLTERTHWLLMPLPAEKPTLELKAIAAAAAASLSRLLGFTPPVPHEHEVQGYQAKADRVESQMTGGPAVRPATPAEVLWMLGHSVHRGVAGPLLADAEQADPAVGASRVRGGRLRGPALTGLGQVRIVEGGLPDGNNEQSGRSSPLRRRWLQVESPDGVSYQAFLALAEMPSVFAFPGSEWLAAVDALPVPVDWCSRLRIVSNTAAEAASRRKARELSAQVDEYDGETAGVPQALVDAAADLDDERGRLQASRTEVEVQSSTVLCVWGEDPQEVEQRAEVVRTSIAAAEYQVVRPTGGQRQLFEAMLPGSPLPHLLKEFTQYQLAADYAMAMPWASTALGDANGALLGMNLDGGTARPVLLDLAGAPRQDASASIGAVGELGAGKSVLLKAIIISLIDRGGRVIAVDRTAMGEWGRFAAAAAPDRHQLIRADGGGDDLCLDPLRVFAPEIGARYAKSYLTLQLGVPAMSPEGLAIAQAVDRTAAADRPHMSRVIDELKLIAAEYAGDRADQISETADLLRAVEADELGRMVFGDGPPLNLGSDFAVFQTAGLSLPKAEIFDSAYHMARQPLETLIGRAVLYLVAAVAREVAFSDPGQFTAVALDECHWLTSSTEGQDLALELVRDGRKHGAGALLGSHDPADFGSDVIRGLLANRFLLRHRDASLAAHGLEFLGLDPADRGLLDLVTTDLSPVSDQARKGEAIMLDTRRRIGRLSVTVPPVPRITESIFTTPGHPATPPQE